A part of Papilio machaon chromosome 11, ilPapMach1.1, whole genome shotgun sequence genomic DNA contains:
- the LOC106716138 gene encoding probable ATP-dependent RNA helicase DDX10, whose amino-acid sequence MKQNKKEEKAMQQKSKKDKFKLYKPKKKKSSEEDAAIQYLQAQYDKINPDAIKTFKDFPLSQKTLKGLKDNNYVTPTEIQRQAIGYALQGKDILGAAKTGSGKTLAFLIPILENLFCKKWTRLDGVGALVISPTRELAYQIYETLRKVGGLHDFSAGLIIGGQNLKFERKRMDQINILICTPGRLLQHMDENPLFDCSHLQILVLDEADRCLDMGFETTMNAIIENLPQERQTLLFSATQTKSVKDLARLSLSFPTYVAPHEQAETVTPESLQQSYIVCEIDEKIGILWSFIRNHLKQKVLVFMATCKQVKYTYDLFCKLRPGVSLLALYGTLHQEKRERIYNEFCRKSNVVLFATDLASRGLDFPHVNWVIQMDCPEDVETYIHRAGRTARGVFGKGEGLLMLLPHEEKIVEDLKKSKIPINKIAVDPSKVVAPQRKIEGLLSDNTELKQTAQRAFVSYVKSIFLMKNKEIFNVHLLDTDAYARSLGLIVPPRIRFLHKNLKGYNPPKKESDNAENEDVLDKLKTKAENDAGTDQSSDEEEKPIPQEKKNKKLTKELPKFDFHNDADSEEDEFLQVKKANVDVKPPIEEEEQNITKKKKKPLTKAAVAKKLLKKKIKVNTQVKFTEDGEAIEDEKKDVKSDLAKQFINEDVGGIDIEKAKEVLKEEDKYDKIRFREKVKAKHKEQKRKLKNKKKEEAEEQDDFGSQSESDGPDLSWLPDPDKIYGKKDSGSEKEDQSHTEDNSDSEEEKYHRPLKHKLVESKGIPQDSVAPRKKKKLKDISGSLSIQEAEALAMRLLQSQ is encoded by the exons AtgaaacagaataaaaaagaagaaaaagccATGCAGCAAAAGTCtaaaaaagacaaattcaAGCTGTACAAacctaaaaagaaaaaaagcagTGAAGAAGATGCAGCAATTCAATATTTGCAGGCTCAATATGATAAG atAAATCCAGATgcgataaaaacatttaaagattttccACTATCTCAAAAAACGTTAAAAGGATTAAAGGATAACAATTATGTTACACCAACAGAAATACAACGACAAGCCATCGGGTACGCTTTACAGGGCAAAGATATTTTAGGTGCGGCGAAAACTGGGTCCGGTAaaacattagcatttttaataccaatcttagaaaatttgttttgtaagaAATGGACTCGGCTGGATGGAGTTGGCGCACTAGTTATTTCACCAACAAGAGAATTAGCTTACCAGATTTATGAAACATTAAGAAAAGTCGGTGGTTTGCATGATTTTTCAGCTGGTTTGATTATAGGTGGCCAAAATCTTAAgtttgaaagaaaaagaatggatcaaattaatattctaaTCTGCACACCAGGCAGACTGCTGCAACATATGGATGAAAACCCTTTATTTGATTGTAGTCACCTCCAAATACTTGTATTAGATGAAGCTGATAGATGCTTAGATATGGGATTTGAAACAACCATGAATGCAATCATAGAAAACTTACCACAGGAAAGACAGACATTATTATTCTCTGCAACTCAAACTAAATCTGTAAAAGATTTGGCAAGACTCAGTTTATCTTTCCCCACTTATGTTGCTCCTCACGAACAAGCTGAAACGGTGACCCCAGAATCCCTACAACAAAGTTACATTGTCTGTGAGATTGATGAAAAAATTGGTATATTATGGTCATTCATCAGAAATCATCTAAAGCAAAAAGTACTAGTTTTCATGGCCACTTGTAAACAAGTGAAATACacatatgatttattttgtaaattgagGCCTGGTGTTAGCTTGTTAGCTCTGTATGGAACATTACATCAAGAAAAAAGAGAGAGAATTTACAATGAATTTTGTAGAAAGTCAAATGTTGTTCTATTTGCTACAGATTTGGCCTCGAGAGGCTTAGATTTTCCTCATGTTAATTGGGTAATTCAAATGGACTGTCCAGAAGATGTTGaaacatatatacatagaGCGGGACGTACAGCAAGAGGTGTTTTTGGCAAAGGCGAAGGTCTTTTAATGCTTCTGCCACATGAAGAGAAAATTGTTGAGGATcttaaaaaaagtaagattcccattaataaaatagcagTAGACCCGTCTAAAGTTGTAGCTCCTCAAAGAAAAATAGAGGGATTACTTTCAGATAACACTGAACTTAAACAAACTGCCCAAAGAGCATTTGTCAGTTATgtcaaatcaatatttttgatgaaaaataaagaaatattcaatGTTCATCTTCTGGATACTGATGCTTATGCAAGATCTTTAGGTTTGATAGTCCCTCCAAGGATAAGATTCTTACATAAAAACCTAAAAGGATATAATCCACCCAAAAAGGAATCTGATAATGCGGAAAATGAAGATGttcttgataaattaaaaacaaaagctgAAAATGATGCTGGCACTGACCAAAGTTCAGATGAAGAGGAAAAGCCTATTCcacaagaaaagaaaaataaaaaactaactaaaGAGTTGCCTAAATTTGATTTTCACAATGATGCAGATAGTGAAGAGGATGAATTTTTACAAGTAAAGAAAGCTAATGTTGATGTTAAACCACCAATAGAAGAAGAGGAACAGAATataactaaaaagaaaaagaaaccaTTAACAAAAGCTGCAGTCGCtaaaaaattactgaaaaagaaaatcaaagtaaatacACAAGTCAAATTCACAGAAGATGGTGAGGCTATAGAAGATGAAAAGAAAGACGTTAAATCAGACTTAGCCAAACAGTTTATCAATGAAGATGTTGGTGGAATAGATATAGAGAAAGCAAAAGAGGTCTTAAAGGAAGAAGACAAGTATGATAAGATAAGGTTTAGAGAAAAGGTAAAAGCTAAACATAAAGAGCAAAAACgtaaacttaaaaacaagAAGAAGGAAGAAGCAGAAGAACAAGATGACTTTGGATCACAATCTGAGTCTGATGGACCAGATTTGTCGTGGTTACCAGACCCTGATAAAATATATGGCAAAAAAGATAGTGGAAGCGAGAAAGAAGATCAGTCACATACAGAGGACAATAGTGATtcagaagaagaaaaatacCACAG gcCTTTGAAACATAAACTAGTTGAGAGCAAAGGTATTCCACAAGATAGTGTTGCCCctagaaagaaaaagaaacttaaagaTATATCTGGTTCTTTATCTATTCAAGAAGCTGAAGCACTTGCAATGCGATTATTGCAGtcacaataa